In Oryza sativa Japonica Group chromosome 3, ASM3414082v1, one DNA window encodes the following:
- the LOC9269790 gene encoding uncharacterized protein: MDGLLGGREGKRRRLSSSAPWRVADVDAWNKNKYIVNKYYCTDKCICFPCFLPFLIQVICWLDHRGEAWIRCCSLAASCSSLSGHSRWYQLLSHAVHVVSGDRLHGRHESKRNLIIFWCEDHHWPQCWQVLEMVYLPQVLTTSPTGKKEKNLSIL, encoded by the coding sequence atggatggCCTCTTGGGTGGACGTGAGGGGAAGAGAAGGCGGCTTAGCTCTTCAGCGCCGTGGAGAGTCGCAGATGTTGATGCCTGGAATAAGAACAAGTATATAGTAAACAAATACTACTGTACTGACAAGTGCATATGCTTCCCATGTTTTCTTCCGTTTTTGATCCAGGTCATATGCTGGTTGGATCACAGGGGAGAGGCATGGATCCGTTGCTGCTCCTTGGCAGCTTCTTGCTCATCGCTATCTGGCCACAGCAGATGGTACCAGTTGCTTTCACATGCTGTTCATGTGGTCAGTGGTGACAGGTTACACGGGCGGCATGAATCCAAGCGAAATCTGATTATATTTTGGTGTGAAGATCATCATTGGCCGCAATGCTGGCAAGTGCTAGAGATGGTCTATTTACCACAGGTTCTGACAACATCCCCAACCGGTAAGAAAGAAAAGAATCTGAGCATTTTATAG
- the LOC4333742 gene encoding glucosamine inositolphosphorylceramide transferase 1-like, whose product MASSPRPAATAAAHRRGLIQRPPSAQAYLSAAAALLVLAAVAFSRAGHRFPHPPATRRCRPDAEGSWSAGVFLGDSPFSLEPIEHWGISKADGAAWPVANPVVTCAEVEDAGFPSSFVAKPFLFLQGDAIYMFFETKNPITSQGDIAAAVSEDAGVTWQQLGVVLDEEWHLSYPYVFTYKNKVYMMPESSKNGDIRLYRALDFPLKWELEKVLLEKPLVDSVIINFQGSYWLLGTDLSSYGAKRNREISIWYSNSPLSPWIPHKQNLIHNTGKMLSTRNGGRPFIYNGNLYRVGKGQGGGSGHGIQVFKVEILKSNEYKEVEVPFVINKQLKGRNAWNGARSHHLDVQQLPSGKPWIGVMDGDRVPSGDSVHRLTIGYMIYGVVLILVLVTGGLIGTINCSLPLRWSLPHTEKRSGLFNVEQRFFLYHKLSSLISNLNKLGSLICGRINYRTCKGRVYVVVVMLILVVLTCVGTHYIYGGNGAEEPYPIKGKYSQFTLLTMTYDARLWNLKMFVEHYSNCASVRDIVVVWNKGQPPAQGELKSVVPVRIRVEDRNSLNNRFNIDSEIKTKAVMELDDDIMMTCDDLERGFKVWREHPDRIIGYYPRLSEGSPLEYRNERYARQQGGYNMVLTGAAFMDHGLAFKKYWSKEAEVGRQIVDSFFNCEDILLNFLFANASLTSTVEYVKPAWAIDMSKFSGVAISRNTQAHYHVRSKCLAKFSEIYGNLTAKRFFNSRGDGWDV is encoded by the exons ATGGCGTCGTccccgcggccggcggcgacggcggcggcgcaccgccGGGGGCTGATCCAGCGCCCGCCCTCCGCGCAGGCCTAcctctccgccgcggcggcgctcctcgtcctcgccgccgtcgccttctcccgcgccggccaccgcttCCCGCACCCGcccgccacccgccgctgccgccccgaCGCCGAGGGCTCCTGGTCCGCCGGCGTCTTCCTCGGCgactccccgttctccctcgaGCCCATCGAACAC TGGGGGATCTCGaaggccgacggcgcggcgtggccggtggcgaacccggtggtgaCGTGCGCCGAAGTGGAGGACGCCGGGTTCCCCAGCAGCTTCGTCGCCAagcccttcctcttcctccag GGGGATGCCATCTACATGTTTTTTGAGACAAAGAATCCCATTACGTCGCAAGGCGacattgctgctgctgtgagCGAGGACGCCGGAGTGACATGGCAGCAGCTGGGAGTAGTGTTAGATGAGGAATGGCATCTTTCGTACCCATATGTGTTTACCTACAAAAACAAG GTCTATATGATGCCTGAAAGCAGCAAGAATGGAGATATTCGTTTGTATCGTGCATTAGATTTTCCGCTCAAGTGGGAATTGGAAAAGGTCCTTTTGGAGAAGCCATTGGTAGATTCGGTTATCATAAATTTCCAGGGTTCCTATTGGCTCCTTGGAACAGATTTAAGTTCTTATGGTGCAAAACGAAATAGAGAGATCAGTATTTGGTACAGTAATTCTCCACTTAGTCCTTGGATTCCACACAAGCAGAATCTGATTCATAACACAGGTAAAATGTTAAGCACTAGAAATGGGGGCAGGCCATTCATTTACAATGGCAATCTTTATCGTGTTGGTAAAGGCCAAGGGGGTGGATCTGGCCATGGTATCCAAGTGTTCAAAGTTGAAATCCTGAAGTCAAATGAATACAAAGAAGTTGAAGTCCCATTTGTGATCAACAAGCAACTCAAGGGCCGGAATGCATGGAATGGGGCACGCTCACATCACCTTGATGTCCAGCAGCTTCCATCAGGTAAACCTTGGATTGGTGTAATGGATGGTGACAGAGTACCTTCAGGTGACTCAGTTCACCGTCTGACCATAGGTTACATGATTTATGGAGTTGTTCTTATACTAGTTCTTGTCACTGGTGGGCTTATTGGTACAATTAACTGTTCCTTACCACTCAGATGGTCTCTCCCGCATACTGAGAAAAGGAGTGGGCTCTTCAATGTAGAGCAGAGGTTCTTTCTATACCATAAGCTAAGCTCTCTGATCTCCAATTTGAACAAACTGGGATCTCTTATTTGTGGAAGGATTAACTACAGAACCTGTAAAGGGCGAGTTTATGTAGTTGTAGTAATGTTAATTTTAGTGGTTCTAACTTGTGTTGGAACTCACTACATCTATGGGGGCAACGGTGCAGAAGAACCGTATCCAATCAAGGGCAAGTACTCACAGTTCACATTGTTGACTATGACCTACGATGCCCGGCTTTGGAATCTGAAGATGTTTGTGGAGCATTATTCCAATTGTGCATCGGTGAGGGATATTGTAGTGGTCTGGAACAAAGGGCAGCCCCCAGCTCAAGGTGAATTGAAGTCAGTCGTTCCTGTTAGGATCAGAGTTGAGGATAGGAACTCTCTGAACAACAGATTCAACATAGACAGTGAAATTAAGACAAAAGCTGTTATGGAGCTTGATGATGATATTATGATGACATGCGATGACTTAGAGCGTGGGTTCAAGGTGTGGAGGGAGCACCCTGACAGGATCATTGGGTACTATCCACGCCTTTCTGAAGGCAGCCCACTGGAATACCGCAATGAGAGGTATGCTCGGCAACAAGGAGGTTATAACATGGTACTCACAGGCGCAGCATTTATGGACCATGGTTTGGCCTTCAAGAAATATTGGAGCAAGGAAGCTGAGGTAGGAAGACAGATTGTAGACAGTTTCTTCAATTGTGAGGATATCCTTCTAAATTTCTTGTTTGCAAATGCAAGCTTGACAAGCACAGTGGAGTATGTAAAGCCAGCTTGGGCAATTGATATGTCCAAGTTCTCAGGAGTTGCCATCAGCCGAAACACACAAGCACACTATCATGTTAGGAGCAAATGCCTGGCTAAATTTTCAGAAATATATGGAAATTTAACTGCTAAGAGGTTCTTTAACAGCCGAGGTGATGGCTGGGATGTATAG
- the LOC4333744 gene encoding uncharacterized protein, with protein MALQQRPGMLGIGCSNVLARARVQQCLAAASHSNMPCLPVLLHVNGSKKQGSSFLSSQRIGLSRRRRRRDLSGVVVAEVSAAAGVTPASSSSSPGGISVSDVLWPSAGAFLAMAVLGRMDQMMAYKGVSLTIAPLGAVCDVLFTAPGSPAAKKYNMFVAQIGCAAFGVLALSLFGPGWLARGAALSASIAFMTITGASHPPAASLPLLFIDGPKFHHLQLWYALFPGAAGCIILCLIQEVVIYLKKNFKF; from the exons atggcaTTGCAGCAACGACCGGGGATGCTCGGCATTGGCTGCAGCAACGTCTTGGCACGAGCAAGGGTGCAGCAATGTCTAGCAGCGGCGTCCCACTCCAATATGCCATGTCTACCCGTCCTCCTGCATGTCAATGGCAGCAAGAAGCAGGGTAGCAGCTTCCTTTCTTCTCAGAGGATCGGCTtaagtaggaggaggaggaggagggacctGAGCGGCGTCGTTGTCGCGGaagtgagcgccgccgccggtgtcacgccggcgtcgtcgtcgtcgtcgcctggCGGCATCAGCGTCAGCGATGTTCTTTGGCCCTCCGCCG GTGCATTCCTAGCAATGGCCGTGCTGGGAAGGATGGATCAGATGATGGCGTACAAGGGAGTATCATTGACAATTGCCCCTCTCGGAGCAGTCTGCGATGTGCTTTTCACCGCTCCAGGCTCACCTGCTGCCAAG AAATACAACATGTTTGTTGCCCAGATTGGTTGTGCGGCATTTGGTGTGTTAGCCCTTTCCTTATTTGGGCCTGGATGGTTGGCAAGAGGTGCTGCTCTTTCTGCATCCATAGCATTCATGACAATTACAGGCGCCTCACACCCTCCAG CTGCAAGCTTGCCTCTCTTGTTTATTGATGGTCCAAAGTTTCACCACTTGCAACTCTGGTATGCCCTTTTTCCTGGAGCTGCAGGCTGCATAATTCTTTGCTTGATT CAAGAGGTGGTGATTTACCTGAAGAAGAATTTCAAGTTTTGA
- the LOC4333746 gene encoding ferredoxin C 2, chloroplastic: MAPCPAATTTRIGAPPFAATTARRPARGATTTTKARASGLRQVEGPVSERAYSSSSPAPTHKVTVHDRQRGVVHEFVVPQDQYILHTAEAQDITLPFACRHGCCTSCAVRIKSGQIRQPEALGISAELKDKGYALLCVGFPTSDVEVETQDEDEVYWLQFGRYFARGPVERDDYALELAMGDE, from the exons ATGGCTCCGTGCCCCGCCGCGACCAC AACTCGCATTGgggcgccgccgttcgccgcgaCGACGGCTCGCCGACCCGCCCggggcgcgacgacgacgacgaaggcgcGGGCGTCCGGGCTGCGGCAGGTGGAGGGCCCCGTGTCGGAGAGGGCGTACTCGTCCTCCTCGCCCGCTCCCACCCACAAGGTCACCGTCCACGACCGCCAGAGAGGTGTCGTCCACGAGTTCGTCGTCCCACAG GACCAGTACATTCTGCACACCGCGGAGGCGCAGGACATCACGCTGCCCTTCGCGTGCCGCCATG GTTGCTGTACTAGCTGTGCGGTTCGGATAAAGTCAGGACAAATAAGACAACCTGAAGCACTTGGAATATCTGCTGAACTAAAAGATAAG GGCTATGCATTGTTGTGTGTTGGTTTTCCAACTTCTGATGTTGAAGTTGAAACACAAGATGAAGATGAG GTCTACTGGCTCCAGTTTGGAAGATATTTCGCACGAGGACCTGTT GAAAGGGATGATTATGCACTGGAGCTTGCAATGGGTGATGAGTGA